A stretch of the Chelonoidis abingdonii isolate Lonesome George chromosome 11, CheloAbing_2.0, whole genome shotgun sequence genome encodes the following:
- the EPO gene encoding erythropoietin: MGHTGLCALLLLLLGLAALTRPSPLHPICDTRVMEKFIKEARDTENAVEGCTNSCNLSEVLTVPDTKVNFNEWKKMDRQTQAAEVWGGQALLSAAVLRARALVPNPSLNQQLGRMYSNLRSITQILRSHDTQVEPALPPAPPPTLSIRTLAKLLSVHSNFLRGRVTLFLTDACRPDTR; encoded by the exons ATGGGACACACCGGG CTCTGTGCTTTGCTGTTGTTACTGCTGGGACTCGCTGCACTAACTCGCCCCTCCCCGCTGCACCCCATCTGCGACACCCGAGTCATGGAGAAATTCATCAAGGAGGCCAGGGACACTGAGAACGCTGTG GAAGGTTGTACAAATTCTTGCAACTTATCAGAAGTTCTCACGGTGCCCGACACGAAGGTTAATTTTAACGAGTGGAAGAAAATGGAT aggCAGACGCAGGCGgcggaggtgtggggggggcaggCCCTCCTCTCGGCCGCGGTGCTCCGGGCCCGAGCCCTGGTCCCCAACCCCTCCCTGAACCAGCAGCTCGGGCGCATGTACAGCAACCTGCGCAGCATCACCCAGATCCTGCGCAGCCACGACACCCAG gtggagccggccctgccccctgccccgccccccaccctcaGCATCCGGACACTGGCCAAACTCCTCAGCGTCCACTCCAACTTCCTGCGGGGGCGGGTCACGCTGTTCCTGACGGACGCCTGCAGGCCCGACACCAGGTGA